A genome region from Glutamicibacter arilaitensis Re117 includes the following:
- a CDS encoding DUF6421 family protein yields the protein MTQISSKPATATDAEVLQIANSEAWLTLKSAATEFQGLQAQDGSLAESGTAAQAAKLVESIVDSIHTLRVHFEHDAPYLEQLVGDLRKWADAGFGVPDFLDSLVQFQPQSQREDGLLHLVLFPMYTQNGSTNRHLEAVLVQVMWPEFIAELESNSYTNALFVPLRFVDFTEGYNTNSAVLFPESVAIRETPSFTWGAIFQDREAVRFRKVLQEAARITNLELPEDAAELLKDQHLTEETFIMWDLIHDRTHMRGDLPFDPFMIKQRMPFFLYSLEELRCDLTAFRECMKIAANPDSDPKSAKMAKLVQYAVIFDRIFRFAITGSRVRNYDGLGGQLLFAWMHQHHVLHWTDTKLSIDWDQVPEVVAALGDAIDELYWKSIDRPKLAHWIAAYELVSATVTPNPASVWAKGPDALPLTAPLREITDQVMDDEFPLSMFYEALNKKMRSVIESTKGMTGITKI from the coding sequence ATGACTCAGATTTCCTCCAAGCCGGCAACGGCCACCGATGCAGAAGTACTGCAGATCGCAAACTCCGAAGCTTGGCTGACCCTGAAGTCTGCCGCCACCGAATTCCAGGGCCTCCAGGCCCAGGACGGGTCCCTGGCCGAGAGCGGCACCGCAGCTCAGGCAGCCAAGCTCGTTGAGTCCATCGTCGATTCGATCCACACTCTGCGCGTGCACTTCGAACACGATGCACCATACCTGGAGCAGCTCGTTGGCGATCTTCGCAAGTGGGCAGACGCCGGTTTCGGAGTGCCCGACTTCCTCGACTCGCTGGTGCAGTTCCAGCCGCAGTCCCAGCGTGAAGATGGCCTGCTGCACTTGGTGCTCTTCCCGATGTACACCCAGAACGGTTCAACGAACCGCCACCTCGAAGCCGTACTGGTTCAGGTCATGTGGCCTGAGTTCATAGCCGAGCTGGAGAGCAATAGCTACACCAACGCTCTGTTCGTACCGCTGCGCTTCGTTGATTTCACCGAAGGCTACAACACGAACTCCGCGGTGCTCTTCCCAGAGTCCGTGGCTATCCGCGAAACCCCGTCCTTCACCTGGGGCGCCATCTTCCAGGACCGAGAAGCTGTCCGCTTCCGCAAGGTCCTGCAAGAAGCAGCGCGCATCACCAACCTCGAGTTGCCGGAAGATGCCGCTGAACTGCTCAAGGACCAGCACCTGACCGAAGAAACCTTCATCATGTGGGACCTGATCCACGACCGCACCCACATGCGCGGCGACCTGCCCTTCGACCCATTCATGATCAAGCAGCGCATGCCCTTCTTCCTGTACTCCCTCGAAGAGCTGCGTTGCGACCTGACGGCTTTCCGCGAATGCATGAAGATTGCCGCGAATCCCGACTCGGACCCGAAGAGCGCCAAGATGGCCAAGCTCGTGCAGTACGCAGTGATCTTCGACCGCATCTTCCGCTTCGCGATTACCGGGTCGCGTGTGCGCAACTACGACGGTCTGGGCGGCCAGCTGCTCTTCGCGTGGATGCACCAGCACCACGTGCTGCACTGGACCGACACCAAGCTGAGCATCGATTGGGACCAGGTACCCGAGGTAGTTGCAGCTTTGGGGGATGCAATTGACGAGCTGTACTGGAAGTCGATCGATCGCCCGAAGCTGGCCCACTGGATTGCAGCCTATGAACTGGTCTCGGCGACCGTCACTCCGAACCCGGCGTCAGTCTGGGCCAAGGGTCCGGATGCACTTCCGCTGACCGCGCCTTTGCGCGAGATTACCGATCAGGTCATGGATGACGAGTTTCCGCTGTCGATGTTCTATGAAGCATTGAACAAGAAGATGAGGTCCGTCATCGAATCGACCAAGGGCATGACCGGCATAACGAAAATCTAG
- a CDS encoding SDR family NAD(P)-dependent oxidoreductase produces the protein MKETSKLVLIAGATSASGIASANALVDAGARVLAVGSNQQRLDERLAFAHGRYECDLGDFEAVKHLALQVHEEHGRVDALIHLVGGWRGGKSITGQSDEDWDFLHHSVLSTLRNTTRAFVDDLVASDAGRLAIVSAEAVLNPTPSNANYGAVKAAAEHWVNAIARLFTKQAEQAAAISWVVKALSDKSPEEAPAGHTPVQYLAEAATALLEKPAVELNGTRLLLPKA, from the coding sequence GTGAAAGAGACATCCAAACTAGTGCTCATTGCCGGTGCTACTTCCGCCTCCGGCATCGCCAGCGCCAACGCGTTGGTCGATGCCGGAGCGCGTGTGCTTGCAGTGGGAAGCAACCAACAACGGCTCGACGAGCGCCTGGCATTCGCGCACGGGCGCTACGAATGCGACCTCGGAGACTTCGAAGCGGTCAAGCATTTGGCGCTACAGGTCCATGAAGAGCATGGACGCGTCGATGCGCTGATCCACCTGGTCGGGGGCTGGCGTGGTGGCAAGTCCATCACCGGCCAAAGCGACGAGGACTGGGACTTCCTTCATCACAGCGTGCTGAGCACCCTGCGCAACACCACCCGGGCGTTCGTTGACGATCTGGTGGCTTCGGATGCCGGCCGCTTGGCGATCGTCAGTGCCGAAGCTGTACTGAACCCCACGCCTTCCAACGCCAACTACGGTGCGGTCAAGGCTGCTGCCGAGCATTGGGTCAACGCGATCGCGCGCCTGTTCACCAAGCAGGCGGAGCAGGCTGCGGCCATTAGCTGGGTCGTGAAGGCATTGAGCGACAAGTCCCCGGAAGAAGCTCCTGCAGGACACACCCCGGTTCAATACCTCGCCGAGGCCGCGACAGCCCTGCTTGAAAAGCCGGCCGTCGAGCTCAATGGAACCCGTCTCTTGCTTCCCAAGGCCTAA
- a CDS encoding threonine aldolase family protein, with the protein MTSPHDISVRGFASDNYSGVHPRVMDAIARANGGHQIAYGEDHYTEELGNVARNVFGPEAQIFPVFNGTGANVTALQSLLPRWGAVICASSAHINVDENGAPERVGGFKLLQVDTPDGKLTPELIDKEAWGWGDEHRAQPLAVSITQATELGTIYTPEEIKAITDHAHKLGMNVHLDGSRLSNAAASLNVPLRALTTDAGVDIVSLGGTKNGILLGEGILTLRSELAADLKYLRKMNMQLSSKMRFISAQLIELYGTELWRELASHSNAMAAKLSQAVGDIEGVELVYPTQANGVFAQLPTEISDQLREHFRFYDWDRAAGQVRWMCSFDTTEEDVEAFISKLRELCGAYATA; encoded by the coding sequence ATGACTTCTCCCCACGACATTTCGGTTCGCGGTTTCGCTTCGGATAACTACTCGGGTGTGCACCCGCGTGTCATGGATGCGATCGCCCGCGCCAACGGCGGCCATCAGATCGCCTACGGTGAAGACCACTACACCGAGGAACTGGGCAATGTCGCCCGCAACGTGTTCGGCCCGGAAGCCCAGATCTTCCCGGTCTTCAATGGCACCGGCGCCAATGTCACCGCATTGCAGTCCTTGCTTCCACGCTGGGGTGCGGTCATCTGCGCCTCGTCAGCACATATCAATGTGGATGAAAACGGCGCCCCGGAGCGCGTGGGCGGCTTCAAGCTGCTTCAGGTCGACACCCCCGATGGCAAGCTCACCCCGGAACTGATCGACAAGGAAGCCTGGGGCTGGGGCGATGAGCACCGCGCCCAGCCGCTGGCCGTATCGATCACCCAGGCCACCGAGCTGGGCACGATCTACACTCCCGAGGAAATCAAGGCCATCACCGATCATGCTCACAAGCTGGGCATGAACGTGCATCTGGATGGTTCGCGCCTCTCCAACGCCGCAGCATCCTTGAACGTGCCGCTGCGTGCGCTGACCACCGATGCCGGCGTGGATATCGTCTCCTTGGGCGGAACGAAGAACGGCATCCTGCTCGGCGAAGGCATCCTGACCCTGCGCAGCGAGCTGGCAGCTGACCTGAAGTACCTGCGCAAGATGAACATGCAGCTCAGCTCGAAGATGCGTTTCATCTCAGCCCAGCTCATCGAGCTCTACGGCACGGAGCTGTGGCGCGAACTTGCTAGCCACTCCAACGCGATGGCCGCCAAGCTCTCGCAGGCAGTAGGCGACATCGAGGGCGTGGAGCTGGTCTACCCAACCCAGGCCAATGGCGTTTTCGCCCAGTTGCCTACCGAAATCAGCGATCAGCTGCGTGAGCATTTCCGCTTCTACGATTGGGATCGTGCCGCTGGCCAGGTGCGTTGGATGTGCTCCTTCGACACCACTGAAGAAGACGTCGAGGCATTCATTTCCAAGCTGCGCGAGTTGTGCGGGGCCTACGCCACCGCTTAG
- a CDS encoding DUF3000 domain-containing protein: MTNDRPASVIPEAFVKALEELSHAQVRKELKFTEIPAPGRLAPFALALSGDVMDVVAPGHGPEGQEIGRTPFLQPAEQLATGRFILLFDPEGQELWNGQFRIVTYIRARLDHEMGQDSMLASVAWSWLEEALRERDASYHSAGGTATRVISESFGNLAGEQDHIDIELRASWSPDSDHLGTHLSAWADMVCTFAGLPPLPEGVQQLPHRRMS, translated from the coding sequence GTGACCAATGATCGCCCTGCTTCCGTCATCCCCGAGGCCTTTGTCAAAGCCCTCGAAGAGTTGTCGCATGCCCAGGTGCGCAAAGAACTGAAGTTCACCGAAATCCCCGCCCCTGGCCGATTGGCGCCGTTCGCGCTGGCGCTCAGCGGCGATGTCATGGATGTGGTTGCCCCCGGACATGGTCCCGAAGGCCAGGAAATTGGCCGCACCCCCTTCCTGCAACCAGCCGAGCAGCTGGCCACCGGTCGCTTCATCCTCCTTTTCGACCCTGAGGGCCAAGAACTATGGAACGGCCAATTTCGCATCGTCACCTATATCCGAGCCCGCTTGGACCACGAGATGGGACAGGATTCGATGCTGGCTTCGGTTGCTTGGTCATGGCTGGAAGAAGCACTTCGGGAACGCGATGCCTCCTACCATTCCGCTGGTGGTACCGCGACCCGCGTAATTTCTGAATCTTTTGGGAATCTTGCCGGCGAGCAGGACCACATCGACATTGAACTGCGTGCTTCGTGGTCCCCTGACTCTGATCACCTGGGTACCCACCTGAGTGCTTGGGCCGATATGGTGTGCACTTTTGCCGGCCTGCCCCCGCTGCCTGAAGGTGTGCAGCAGCTTCCCCATCGGCGCATGAGCTAG
- a CDS encoding HRDC domain-containing protein: MPNSDSSAPASSTTAPEADQPVLTPLTEPRDGIPEVIDTAPALRRAVRALEAGTGDLAVDTERASGFRYGQRAFLLQIRREGSGTWLVDPETLDDLSPLRTFVNAQPWILHAATQDLPCLHELGMSPTALFDTELAGRLAGFPRVSLGTMVGELLGLQLAKEHSAVDWSTRPLPESWLNYAALDVEVLEELRQAITATLEEQGKLEFAIQEFEHERNLPDPVPADTPWRKLSGIHKLKSRRNLAIARELWLSRESLARSRDVAPGRLIPDRAIMAAVEKRATSVPALLQIPGFHTRNAKRDAARWVDAIQRGQSTKDLPDLRASKTGLPHPRAWAEKNPAAANRLEAAKLVINEVSEHWNIPGENLLTPKYLRELCWNAPTRISETSVREKLQTLGARAWQRDLISAKLAEALKQS, encoded by the coding sequence ATGCCGAATTCTGACTCTTCCGCTCCTGCATCATCCACCACGGCCCCTGAGGCTGACCAACCGGTCCTCACGCCACTCACGGAGCCACGTGATGGCATCCCAGAAGTCATCGACACGGCACCAGCCTTGCGTCGAGCAGTCCGCGCCTTGGAAGCTGGCACCGGCGACTTGGCAGTGGACACCGAACGAGCCAGCGGATTCCGCTACGGCCAGCGCGCCTTCCTCCTGCAGATCCGCCGAGAAGGATCCGGAACTTGGCTGGTTGATCCAGAAACCCTCGATGATCTGAGCCCACTGCGGACTTTCGTTAACGCACAGCCATGGATTTTGCATGCAGCCACCCAGGATTTGCCTTGCCTCCATGAATTGGGCATGTCCCCCACCGCGCTGTTCGATACCGAACTGGCCGGCCGCCTGGCCGGCTTCCCACGCGTCTCCCTAGGCACCATGGTGGGTGAATTGCTCGGCCTCCAGCTGGCGAAGGAGCATTCGGCGGTGGATTGGTCCACTCGCCCATTACCAGAGTCATGGTTGAACTATGCAGCACTGGATGTCGAAGTCCTTGAAGAGCTGCGCCAGGCCATCACCGCAACCCTTGAGGAGCAGGGCAAGCTTGAATTCGCCATCCAAGAATTCGAGCATGAACGAAACCTGCCAGATCCAGTGCCGGCCGATACCCCATGGCGCAAGCTGTCGGGCATCCATAAGCTCAAGAGCCGCCGCAATCTTGCGATAGCTCGCGAGCTGTGGCTTTCACGCGAATCCTTGGCCCGCTCCCGCGACGTTGCACCAGGGCGCTTGATCCCGGACCGCGCCATCATGGCAGCGGTTGAAAAGCGCGCCACTTCCGTGCCAGCACTTTTGCAGATACCAGGCTTCCACACGCGCAACGCCAAACGCGACGCCGCACGCTGGGTCGATGCGATCCAACGCGGCCAAAGCACCAAGGACCTGCCAGACTTGCGCGCTTCAAAGACCGGCCTGCCACACCCACGCGCCTGGGCCGAAAAGAACCCGGCCGCGGCGAACCGCTTGGAAGCTGCGAAGCTGGTTATCAATGAAGTCAGCGAGCACTGGAATATTCCTGGCGAGAATCTACTGACCCCCAAGTATCTGCGTGAGCTTTGCTGGAACGCGCCAACGCGCATCAGCGAAACCAGCGTGCGCGAGAAACTGCAGACACTGGGTGCCCGAGCATGGCAGCGGGACCTGATTTCGGCAAAGCTGGCAGAGGCGCTAAAGCAGAGCTAA
- a CDS encoding thiolase family protein: protein MSANASTARNNAHPSLDDRDIVFIDGVRTPFGKAGEKGIYHGTRADDLAVKAVRGLLERNPEVPAEKIDEISIAATTQSGDQGLTLGRTVGLLSGIPKSVPGFAIDRMCAGAMTAVTATAGGIAFGAYDVVIAGGVEHMGNHPMGAGADPNPRFLSERIVDPQALNMGNTAENLHDRFPQITKERADRYAVSSQAKLAKAYENQQIQADLIPVAAKRPGDGWAVNTVDEPPRPETSMESLAQLRTPFRAHGHVTAGNAAGLNDGATAALLASGAAVRELGLAPKMRMVSFAFAGVEPDVMGYGPVPATEKALAKAGLGIEDIGLFEINEAFAVQVLSFLDYYGIDQDDPRVNRYGGAIAVGHPLASSGVRLMSQLARQFSEDHSVRYGITTMCIGLGMGGTIIWENPNHADFGSKA, encoded by the coding sequence GTGAGTGCCAACGCTTCGACCGCGCGCAACAACGCGCATCCCTCGCTCGACGACCGCGATATCGTCTTCATCGACGGGGTACGCACCCCATTCGGCAAAGCCGGCGAGAAAGGCATCTACCACGGAACTCGCGCCGATGACCTGGCGGTCAAGGCCGTACGCGGCCTGCTGGAGCGCAATCCGGAAGTACCCGCCGAGAAGATCGATGAGATCTCCATTGCCGCAACCACCCAGTCCGGAGACCAAGGCCTGACCCTGGGCCGCACCGTCGGCCTGCTCTCCGGCATCCCGAAGTCCGTACCCGGCTTCGCCATCGACCGCATGTGCGCTGGCGCGATGACCGCAGTCACCGCCACCGCCGGCGGCATCGCCTTCGGCGCCTACGACGTAGTGATCGCCGGCGGCGTGGAGCATATGGGCAACCACCCAATGGGTGCCGGTGCCGACCCGAACCCACGCTTCCTCTCCGAGCGCATCGTGGACCCGCAGGCGCTGAACATGGGCAACACCGCAGAGAACCTGCACGACCGCTTCCCGCAGATCACCAAAGAACGCGCTGACCGCTACGCAGTTTCCTCTCAGGCCAAGCTCGCCAAGGCCTACGAGAACCAGCAGATCCAGGCTGACCTGATCCCAGTGGCAGCCAAGCGGCCGGGCGATGGCTGGGCGGTCAACACCGTTGACGAGCCGCCACGGCCAGAGACCAGCATGGAGTCATTGGCGCAACTGCGCACCCCATTCCGCGCCCACGGGCACGTGACCGCCGGCAACGCGGCAGGCTTGAATGACGGCGCCACCGCCGCCCTGCTTGCCAGTGGTGCTGCGGTGCGCGAGCTGGGGCTGGCGCCGAAGATGCGCATGGTCTCCTTCGCCTTCGCCGGCGTAGAGCCAGATGTCATGGGCTACGGCCCGGTCCCGGCCACCGAAAAGGCACTGGCCAAGGCAGGCTTGGGCATCGAAGACATCGGCCTGTTCGAAATCAACGAAGCCTTCGCCGTCCAGGTGCTCTCATTCCTGGACTACTACGGCATCGACCAGGATGACCCACGCGTGAACCGCTACGGCGGAGCCATCGCCGTCGGACACCCACTGGCTTCCTCGGGCGTGCGCCTGATGTCCCAGTTGGCCCGCCAGTTCTCCGAAGACCACTCGGTGCGCTATGGCATCACCACCATGTGCATCGGCTTGGGCATGGGCGGCACCATTATCTGGGAAAACCCAAACCACGCGGACTTCGGCAGCAAGGCGTAA
- a CDS encoding 3-hydroxyacyl-CoA dehydrogenase NAD-binding domain-containing protein — MTAYNENFKVVAELMHDETVTHSFVKDVALPSGKTLALLTLDNGLDHKKPTTLGPNSLLELRAALEVQAERAKKDEIDALAITGKPYFLIAGADLSAVTRLSAPSEATAMASLGHYTYELLADLGVPTFAFINGLALGGGLEIALACNYRTVSTTAGALGLPEGFLGLIPGWAGVYRLPRLVGPENAMKVMIENPLSNNRTLSGPAAAKMGVADALFESADFIERSIGFADGVISGTTEVKRPNAVDPTDPEVARRWLEAADAAEQFVDAKLSGAAPAPYKVIEVFRKAMTISQQESAVLEVEALTGLMSTPQFRNTVYAFLDLVQKRGKRPAGAPDPKLARPVTKVGVVGAGLMAGQLALLFVRRLNVPVVITDLDQSRVDKGLAYIHGEIDKLHAKGRMSQDAVNRTKALVTGSVTKEAFADADFVIEAVFEELNVKKQVFAEVEAVVSPECVLATNTSSLSVTEMGRDLKHPERLVGFHFFNPVAVMPLLEIAATQWTNDSSLSTAFVLGKKLKKTTVKTKDAAAFVVNRVLLRLMSEVQAAFDEGTDPKTADAALTPMGLPMSPLTLLAMVGLPVAQHVNESLNAAFGERFTVSANLQKLIDAKITTLWVKDEAGNQVLNPEAEKLMTFGNQPSTQEQILTRVQDALAQEIGLLLDEGVVAEAADVDLCMITGAGWPMHLGGITPYLDQVGASERVNGKKFNG; from the coding sequence ATGACTGCATACAACGAAAACTTCAAAGTCGTCGCCGAACTGATGCACGACGAGACCGTCACCCATTCCTTCGTCAAGGATGTGGCTTTGCCAAGCGGCAAGACGCTGGCGTTGCTGACCTTGGATAACGGCCTGGACCACAAGAAGCCAACTACCTTGGGGCCTAACAGCCTGTTGGAACTGCGCGCCGCTTTGGAAGTGCAGGCCGAACGCGCCAAGAAGGACGAAATCGATGCCTTGGCCATCACCGGAAAGCCATATTTCCTCATCGCCGGCGCCGACCTGTCGGCCGTTACCCGCCTGAGCGCACCAAGCGAAGCAACCGCCATGGCTTCTCTGGGTCACTACACCTACGAGCTGCTCGCTGATTTGGGTGTTCCTACCTTCGCCTTCATCAACGGCCTAGCACTTGGCGGCGGCCTGGAAATCGCACTGGCCTGCAACTACCGCACGGTGAGCACCACCGCCGGCGCCTTGGGCTTGCCAGAAGGTTTCCTCGGCCTGATTCCTGGGTGGGCTGGCGTCTATCGCCTGCCGCGCCTGGTCGGCCCGGAAAACGCGATGAAGGTCATGATCGAGAACCCGCTGAGCAACAACCGCACCCTCTCGGGTCCGGCGGCTGCCAAGATGGGCGTGGCCGACGCATTGTTCGAATCTGCTGACTTCATCGAGCGTTCCATCGGCTTTGCTGACGGCGTCATCTCCGGCACCACTGAAGTCAAGCGTCCTAATGCCGTAGACCCAACCGATCCGGAAGTTGCCCGCCGCTGGCTGGAAGCAGCCGATGCAGCCGAGCAATTCGTGGATGCCAAGCTCTCCGGTGCCGCTCCGGCGCCATACAAGGTGATCGAAGTCTTCCGCAAGGCCATGACCATCTCGCAGCAGGAATCTGCTGTGCTTGAGGTTGAAGCGCTGACCGGGCTGATGAGCACCCCGCAGTTCCGGAACACCGTCTACGCGTTCTTGGATCTGGTCCAGAAGCGTGGCAAGCGCCCGGCCGGTGCGCCGGATCCGAAGCTGGCCCGCCCAGTGACCAAGGTGGGCGTTGTCGGCGCAGGACTGATGGCTGGCCAGCTGGCATTGCTCTTTGTCCGCCGGTTGAACGTGCCGGTAGTCATTACCGATTTGGACCAGTCGCGCGTGGACAAGGGCCTTGCCTACATCCACGGCGAAATCGATAAGCTGCACGCCAAAGGCCGGATGAGCCAGGATGCGGTGAACCGCACCAAGGCGCTGGTCACCGGTTCGGTCACCAAGGAAGCTTTCGCGGATGCCGACTTCGTCATTGAAGCCGTCTTCGAAGAGCTGAATGTCAAGAAGCAGGTCTTCGCCGAGGTTGAAGCCGTGGTCTCCCCCGAGTGCGTCCTGGCCACCAACACCTCCTCGCTTTCGGTGACCGAAATGGGCCGCGACTTGAAGCATCCAGAACGCTTGGTTGGCTTCCACTTCTTCAACCCGGTAGCAGTGATGCCACTGCTGGAAATTGCTGCCACGCAATGGACCAACGATTCTTCCTTGTCCACCGCATTCGTGCTGGGCAAGAAGCTGAAGAAAACCACGGTGAAGACCAAGGACGCTGCTGCGTTCGTCGTCAATCGTGTGCTGCTTCGCCTGATGAGTGAAGTCCAGGCAGCATTCGATGAGGGAACCGACCCGAAGACTGCTGATGCGGCACTGACCCCAATGGGGCTTCCAATGAGCCCGCTGACCCTTTTGGCCATGGTGGGCCTACCGGTGGCACAGCACGTCAACGAATCCTTGAACGCCGCCTTCGGCGAACGTTTCACGGTCTCAGCCAACTTGCAGAAGCTGATCGACGCAAAGATCACCACCCTGTGGGTCAAGGATGAAGCTGGAAACCAGGTGCTGAACCCTGAAGCCGAGAAGCTGATGACTTTCGGTAATCAGCCTTCAACCCAGGAACAGATCTTGACTCGCGTTCAAGATGCGCTGGCCCAGGAAATTGGCCTCTTGCTGGATGAAGGCGTCGTAGCTGAAGCAGCCGACGTTGATCTGTGCATGATCACCGGTGCCGGCTGGCCGATGCATCTAGGCGGCATCACCCCGTACCTGGATCAGGTCGGAGCCTCCGAACGTGTCAACGGCAAGAAGTTCAACGGCTGA
- a CDS encoding putative transporter small subunit: MTTFFLSLYLLIWPVIVLGVLYFISKGFIQEWIEARRNGEDII, encoded by the coding sequence ATGACGACTTTCTTCTTGAGCCTGTACCTCTTGATATGGCCAGTGATCGTGCTAGGTGTGCTGTATTTCATCAGCAAGGGATTCATCCAGGAATGGATCGAAGCTCGACGCAATGGAGAAGACATCATTTGA
- a CDS encoding sodium:solute symporter family protein, protein MNNEIMQFSALTVVLLLVLFYGGTFLISTRIGKKNENADGYMTAGNKIGFGISAASMTATWIWASSMYASATSGYTYGISGPIHYGLWGALMILFIYPFGKRIRKVAPRAHTLAEVMHVRHGRSSQLMLAGSNIVGSVISLMSNFIAGGVLISMLSPFNFIQGVLAVAGGVLLYTLWSGFRASVLTDFVQVVAMLGAVAIIVPVIFFAAGFPAAFETGANNLTPQQSNFFSSEAFLGQGAPYIAAVLAYAIGNQTIAQRLFAVREDLIKPTFITATIGYGAMVIGVGMLGVLALYLGFEPSGGDMNNLIPEMAASYLPGILLALFFIMIIGALSSTADSDLSALSSIMMADVYGQNVAGKEKADPKKMLLIGRITMVVATALAVAFASMQLNILDLLVFVGALWGALVFPVLASFYWKKVTNKAFTVSVLVALAIFIPVRFELIPMNGVTGFLVELLSVIGIGVVLALMCFGFFGLRVAKIVGVIAMLASAPFVFGFLRDYTTLSASLVAYAVSTMVCYFMSFRSKMDFDFDVIASRTGDFDTEDLPLVAGGVTTNAKNLGGK, encoded by the coding sequence ATGAATAACGAAATAATGCAGTTCAGCGCCCTAACTGTAGTCTTATTACTAGTGCTCTTCTACGGAGGAACCTTCCTGATCTCCACCAGGATCGGGAAGAAAAACGAAAATGCCGACGGCTACATGACCGCCGGAAACAAAATTGGTTTCGGCATTTCTGCTGCCAGCATGACCGCCACCTGGATCTGGGCTTCTTCGATGTACGCCTCAGCTACCTCCGGGTACACTTACGGAATCTCCGGCCCGATCCACTACGGATTATGGGGTGCGTTGATGATTCTGTTCATCTACCCATTCGGCAAGCGAATCCGCAAAGTCGCGCCAAGGGCGCACACCCTCGCCGAAGTCATGCACGTCCGTCACGGCCGCTCCAGCCAGCTGATGCTTGCCGGATCGAACATCGTTGGCTCAGTCATCTCTCTGATGTCCAACTTCATCGCCGGCGGCGTCTTGATCTCGATGCTTTCACCATTCAACTTCATCCAGGGCGTCCTGGCCGTGGCCGGTGGCGTATTGCTCTACACTCTATGGTCCGGCTTCCGCGCTTCGGTGCTCACCGACTTCGTTCAGGTTGTCGCCATGCTCGGAGCGGTAGCAATCATCGTTCCAGTGATCTTCTTCGCTGCCGGATTCCCAGCAGCCTTCGAAACTGGCGCGAACAACCTGACCCCGCAGCAGTCGAACTTCTTCTCGTCTGAAGCTTTCTTGGGCCAGGGTGCACCGTACATTGCTGCAGTTCTGGCGTATGCCATCGGCAACCAGACCATTGCCCAGCGGCTCTTTGCAGTCCGTGAGGACCTGATCAAGCCGACCTTCATCACCGCAACCATCGGCTATGGCGCAATGGTGATCGGTGTCGGCATGCTCGGTGTGCTCGCCCTCTACCTCGGTTTCGAACCAAGTGGAGGGGACATGAACAACCTCATCCCTGAGATGGCTGCAAGCTACTTGCCGGGCATTCTCCTGGCGTTGTTCTTCATCATGATCATTGGCGCGCTGTCCTCGACGGCCGACTCGGACTTGTCTGCACTGTCCTCGATCATGATGGCCGATGTTTACGGACAGAACGTTGCCGGCAAGGAAAAGGCCGATCCGAAGAAGATGCTGTTGATTGGTCGCATCACCATGGTGGTTGCTACCGCGTTGGCTGTCGCCTTCGCAAGCATGCAGCTGAATATCCTGGACCTGTTGGTCTTCGTGGGTGCACTGTGGGGCGCATTGGTCTTCCCCGTCTTGGCCAGCTTCTACTGGAAGAAGGTCACCAACAAGGCCTTCACCGTTTCGGTCTTGGTGGCATTGGCGATTTTCATCCCAGTGCGCTTCGAACTGATCCCAATGAATGGGGTCACCGGTTTCCTTGTCGAGCTGCTCTCCGTCATCGGCATCGGCGTGGTCTTGGCCCTGATGTGCTTCGGATTCTTCGGCCTGCGCGTTGCCAAAATTGTCGGTGTCATCGCCATGCTGGCTAGTGCCCCATTCGTCTTCGGGTTCCTGCGCGATTACACCACGCTCAGCGCCTCGCTGGTCGCTTACGCGGTGAGTACGATGGTCTGCTACTTCATGTCATTCAGGTCCAAGATGGACTTCGACTTTGACGTCATCGCATCACGTACCGGCGACTTCGACACCGAAGATCTCCCACTTGTTGCTGGCGGCGTAACCACCAATGCAAAGAACCTAGGAGGTAAATAA
- a CDS encoding Rieske (2Fe-2S) protein, whose translation MTDIARPARRTFMCASAALGSAALLTACGDGHSEADVPDAFPIPEPSGEGQTLMKAKDLPAGSRALAPAKDPSGEDVGVLLFRKDEETVLAYSNICTHQGCAVSPKSSKDDFYCACHGSRFAPADGTVTNGPAIAALPRYAAAIEGEDIVAYITASQ comes from the coding sequence ATGACTGACATTGCCCGACCAGCTCGTCGCACGTTCATGTGCGCTTCGGCAGCACTTGGTTCTGCCGCTCTTCTCACCGCTTGCGGTGATGGACATTCCGAAGCAGATGTCCCTGATGCGTTTCCTATTCCCGAGCCGAGCGGCGAGGGGCAGACCCTGATGAAGGCCAAGGACCTTCCTGCGGGTTCGCGCGCACTGGCCCCGGCCAAAGACCCGTCTGGAGAAGATGTAGGCGTACTGCTCTTCCGCAAGGACGAAGAAACGGTATTGGCCTACTCGAACATCTGCACCCATCAGGGCTGCGCGGTCTCCCCGAAGTCAAGCAAAGACGATTTCTACTGCGCCTGCCACGGCTCGCGTTTCGCGCCAGCTGACGGCACGGTCACGAACGGGCCGGCTATCGCAGCTCTGCCACGCTATGCCGCTGCGATTGAGGGCGAGGATATCGTCGCGTACATCACCGCCAGCCAGTAG